The proteins below come from a single Strix uralensis isolate ZFMK-TIS-50842 chromosome 8, bStrUra1, whole genome shotgun sequence genomic window:
- the LOC141946734 gene encoding uncharacterized protein LOC141946734 isoform X2, producing MAEVILIKEVKVKADAGMEITVERGPTHKSEALIPGGIHRLPLCGDISPFSPIKLLAGCCLGGAVEQTLGSSKCWCIWKYSERWAGGRRPPTHPQNSLAVGGCVFCGPRRFPSILKGSYHCRLENFTS from the exons ATGGCTGAAGTCATCCTCATCAAAGAGGTGAAGGTCAAGGCTGATGCTGGAATGGAAATCACTGTGGAGAGAGGCCCAACACACAAGTCTGAAGCCCTCATCCCTGGGGGAATCCACAGGCTGCCTCTGTGTGGAGACATCAGCCCCTTTTCTCCCATCAAGCTGCTGGCAGGTTGCTGTCTTGGAGGTGCTGTAG AACAGACACTTGGTAGCAGCAAGTGCTGGTGCATCTGGAAATACAGCGAGAGGTGGGCTGGAGGGAGGAGACCACCTACTCATCCACAAAACA gTTTAGCTGTTGGAGGATGCGTTTTCTGTGGTCCACG TAGGTTTCCAAGCATTTTAAAAGGAAGCTACCACTGCAGATTGGAAAACTTCACATCTTGA
- the LOC141946734 gene encoding uncharacterized protein LOC141946734 isoform X1 — protein MAEVILIKEVKVKADAGMEITVERGPTHKSEALIPGGIHRLPLCGDISPFSPIKLLAGCCLGGAVEQTLGSSKCWCIWKYSERWAGGRRPPTHPQNTPAGVTVTWLSWWLRRKNPFPVYKLGSVLCQLNAICCLEPLGAPACLSLAQPGFGIHCQV, from the exons ATGGCTGAAGTCATCCTCATCAAAGAGGTGAAGGTCAAGGCTGATGCTGGAATGGAAATCACTGTGGAGAGAGGCCCAACACACAAGTCTGAAGCCCTCATCCCTGGGGGAATCCACAGGCTGCCTCTGTGTGGAGACATCAGCCCCTTTTCTCCCATCAAGCTGCTGGCAGGTTGCTGTCTTGGAGGTGCTGTAG AACAGACACTTGGTAGCAGCAAGTGCTGGTGCATCTGGAAATACAGCGAGAGGTGGGCTGGAGGGAGGAGACCACCTACTCATCCACAAAACA CTCCAGCCGGTGTCACTGTCACTTGGTTGTCTTGGTGGCTGAGGAGGAAAAATCCCTTCCCTGTGTACAAGCTGGGATCCGTCTTGTGTCAGCTGAATGCGATCTGCTGCCTTGAGCCCCTTGGAGCCCCTGCCTGCCTCTCGCTAGCCCAGCCTGGATTTGGCATTCACTGTCAG gTTTAG
- the LOC141946734 gene encoding uncharacterized protein LOC141946734 isoform X3: protein MAEVILIKEVKVKADAGMEITVERGPTHKSEALIPGGIHRLPLCGDISPFSPIKLLAGCCLGGAVEQTLGSSKCWCIWKYSERWAGGRRPPTHPQNSLAVGGCVFCGPRFPSILKGSYHCRLENFTS, encoded by the exons ATGGCTGAAGTCATCCTCATCAAAGAGGTGAAGGTCAAGGCTGATGCTGGAATGGAAATCACTGTGGAGAGAGGCCCAACACACAAGTCTGAAGCCCTCATCCCTGGGGGAATCCACAGGCTGCCTCTGTGTGGAGACATCAGCCCCTTTTCTCCCATCAAGCTGCTGGCAGGTTGCTGTCTTGGAGGTGCTGTAG AACAGACACTTGGTAGCAGCAAGTGCTGGTGCATCTGGAAATACAGCGAGAGGTGGGCTGGAGGGAGGAGACCACCTACTCATCCACAAAACA gTTTAGCTGTTGGAGGATGCGTTTTCTGTGGTCCACG GTTTCCAAGCATTTTAAAAGGAAGCTACCACTGCAGATTGGAAAACTTCACATCTTGA
- the LOC141946734 gene encoding uncharacterized protein LOC141946734 isoform X5 gives MAEVILIKEVKVKADAGMEITVERGPTHKSEALIPGGIHRLPLCGDISPFSPIKLLAGCCLGGAVEQTLGSSKCWCIWKYSERWAGGRRPPTHPQNRGQRCVEMVSESLRTI, from the exons ATGGCTGAAGTCATCCTCATCAAAGAGGTGAAGGTCAAGGCTGATGCTGGAATGGAAATCACTGTGGAGAGAGGCCCAACACACAAGTCTGAAGCCCTCATCCCTGGGGGAATCCACAGGCTGCCTCTGTGTGGAGACATCAGCCCCTTTTCTCCCATCAAGCTGCTGGCAGGTTGCTGTCTTGGAGGTGCTGTAG AACAGACACTTGGTAGCAGCAAGTGCTGGTGCATCTGGAAATACAGCGAGAGGTGGGCTGGAGGGAGGAGACCACCTACTCATCCACAAAACA GAGGCCAGAGATGTGTAGAAATGGTATCTGAGTCCCTTAGGACAATCTAG
- the LOC141946734 gene encoding uncharacterized protein LOC141946734 isoform X4 — translation MSSCGEEGISVSKSCAVCDCVNRQPAVLSVAGIPPGKKKQTDNPGRFSCWRMRFLWSTVSKHFKRKLPLQIGKLHILRPQRLVQCQAEEPRPLPASAEPCHMLSSLAPNSLHSRP, via the exons ATGTCCTCCTGTGGAGAGGAAGGCATCTCTGTTAGCAAGAGCTGCGCCGTCTGCGACTGCGTCAACAGGCAGCCCGCGGTGCTGTCTGTTGCTGGCATCCctcctgggaagaaaaaacagacagaTAACCCGGGCAG gTTTAGCTGTTGGAGGATGCGTTTTCTGTGGTCCACG GTTTCCAAGCATTTTAAAAGGAAGCTACCACTGCAGATTGGAAAACTTCACATCTTGAGGCCTCAGAGACTAGTTCAATGCCAGGCAGAGGAGCCAAGGCCACTGCCTGCGAGCGCTGAGCCCTGTCACATGCTGTCCTCCCTGGCCCCAAATAGTCTGCACTCCAGACCTTAG